One genomic segment of Aquipluma nitroreducens includes these proteins:
- a CDS encoding RagB/SusD family nutrient uptake outer membrane protein, producing MNNHLIHKIAIYFLATILIFSSCKNTLREEVYSSLTTNSYFKSEQDFTLALYGAYKGLAPEWGYYHKYYHCINDSPTDMLLVDQAWAQGEYGVLKDFTWDASTGLFGGFIYDAIYIAISRANLVIDETSKTSVLTDAVKKRIIAESKFIRALCYYDGSGWFGGLPIVTDSAIDPLSKPSRASIEEVNTLIEKDLTEALGDLPVSVPKAEWGRATQGAAQALLCKLYMRTKDFAKAKDMAANVISGPYTLQATYGDVFSLSNEENNEIIFAINNITPNPQGNGSLFNAHALPSDFKPISSLDSWSGFRATMTLYNYFELGDHRRDYLIFDYPTRSGEIGHSVNPIVVKFPIDPTQAGHQGTNDELVLRLADIILCKAEAVNEVSGPTQEAFDLINVIRARAFGNTTHKLSTSDLPTKDAFRSYLLTERARELYHEGKRREDLIRFGKYIQFAKDRGATSADDHQLLFPIPKPSLDANTALVQNPGY from the coding sequence ATGAATAACCATTTAATACATAAAATAGCAATATACTTTTTGGCTACTATTCTGATTTTTAGTAGTTGTAAAAATACCCTTAGGGAAGAAGTTTATTCATCACTTACAACAAATTCCTATTTTAAATCAGAACAAGACTTTACTCTTGCACTTTATGGCGCATATAAAGGGCTGGCGCCTGAATGGGGTTATTACCATAAGTATTATCATTGCATAAACGATTCTCCAACAGATATGTTACTGGTTGATCAAGCCTGGGCTCAGGGTGAATATGGGGTTCTTAAAGATTTCACATGGGATGCTTCAACAGGTCTTTTTGGTGGATTTATATATGATGCCATTTATATTGCTATTAGCAGGGCTAATCTAGTCATCGATGAAACAAGTAAAACCTCCGTTTTAACTGATGCTGTCAAAAAGAGAATAATAGCAGAAAGTAAGTTCATCAGGGCATTATGCTACTATGATGGTTCCGGTTGGTTTGGCGGGCTCCCAATAGTAACCGATTCTGCCATCGATCCGCTATCAAAACCTAGCAGAGCTTCAATTGAAGAAGTGAATACCCTGATCGAAAAAGATCTGACTGAAGCACTAGGTGATTTACCTGTCAGTGTGCCTAAAGCTGAATGGGGAAGAGCTACACAAGGAGCTGCGCAAGCCTTGCTGTGCAAGCTTTATATGCGCACTAAGGATTTTGCAAAAGCGAAAGATATGGCCGCAAACGTTATTAGTGGCCCCTATACATTGCAGGCTACATATGGAGATGTATTTTCTTTGAGTAATGAAGAAAATAACGAAATCATTTTCGCTATTAATAATATCACTCCGAATCCACAAGGTAATGGAAGTCTGTTTAACGCTCATGCCTTGCCCAGCGATTTTAAACCAATAAGTAGCTTAGACTCATGGTCAGGATTTAGAGCAACAATGACTTTGTATAATTATTTTGAGCTGGGTGACCATCGGAGAGATTATTTAATTTTCGATTATCCGACCAGATCAGGAGAAATTGGACACTCCGTAAATCCAATTGTGGTCAAATTTCCAATTGATCCAACTCAGGCAGGGCATCAGGGTACGAATGATGAGCTTGTACTCAGACTTGCCGATATCATTTTATGCAAGGCCGAAGCAGTTAATGAAGTATCCGGTCCAACTCAGGAAGCTTTTGATCTGATTAATGTGATAAGGGCAAGAGCATTTGGAAATACCACCCATAAATTATCTACGTCAGATTTACCAACCAAAGATGCTTTCCGGAGTTATTTGCTTACAGAACGTGCGCGTGAATTATATCATGAAGGAAAACGAAGAGAGGATCTGATACGGTTTGGGAAATATATTCAATTCGCTAAAGACAGAGGGGCAACTAGTGCCGATGATCATCAGTTGCTCTTTCCAATTCCCAAGCCTTCACTTGATGCAAATACTGCTTTGGTGCAAAACCCAGGGTATTAA
- a CDS encoding family 78 glycoside hydrolase catalytic domain: protein MSGKYKFTGRWLFSFICFCLSISAAKATVPDAPSNCRIQDYYSQLGIDTKSPRFSWIINDVDRGEVQSAYEIIVASMEANIDVNIGDQWSSGKIISAAQYDIRFEGMSLKSCTKYWWKIRAWDKDGNVSPWSSKNSFVTGFLNSGDWDSKVCWISASQQRVGLARANWIWDNIDSNSTLCKFRSLVQIPEGKSVVSAKASITADSSFTFYINDKLAAQSNDWTTVTDIDLVPFLHSGSNSLFIQARKSVLKKGSVIARIEVRLNDGELILLVTDNTSWEASTETNNWKPACIVAGLGNEPWFLKLFKTATVNDHSPLFRKVFNINNRVKEAYLFISGLGVFDATLNGKKIGNQITPPAWTDYDKSANYLTFDVANLLQTGDNTLGVMLGNGWFDYQTETRIERKGLGETPPRIRHYGIMRLFSQLNIQFEDGSTMVVVSDPSWKTSESPFTLTHVFGSEQYDARLEQVGWNTSTFSDNNWKPAEIIEAPLGLLESQKVPPVIERQVYNTIKRTSPDYDVQVFDLGQNMNGQFEIKVSGPAGRVLKITPGEVLDKGRVRPTADNYTTYSTYTLKGKGLETWRLTFSTVGFRYIEINGITADCTKTDVPYIHDVKGYFTYSAANDAGTFSTSDQRYNQIYDLALKTLQSNQVTIHTDCPTYEKLGWQEVVASLAPSYAYLFNMQPLWIGLTQNLSEAQRPNGLIPNIVPDYTHGRGDFDDSPAWGTSMFAMPWQYYWTYGDKKILEDNYQNMKNYLVYLKTKEDTRGVIAYGLGDWMSPAGSQAANVEGAIYVWDVKIMRDIATVLNRTDDASFFSKEFIRLNNAYNNAFFDSGKGCYLPEVQVNQTMPLALGLVPYGKEQFVFNALLEIIANPKGTVGENGTFGPVLPNHASVGDIGVTYLWRVLGDLQKSALVDTMIMQTDVPGYYNFIKLGLTTIPENWRTDRSRSMNHDMYAGILEWFYRSVSGISNTEAGYGKFRIKPAFGLNLADVKCTYQSVRGTISSSWIKKGNKITLKVGIPTNTIAEVFVPARNASSVSENNKTLSKVAGVKFLRMENGNAVYLLGSGNYVLTSNLIN, encoded by the coding sequence ATGTCTGGAAAATATAAATTTACAGGTAGATGGTTATTTTCATTTATTTGTTTTTGCTTATCCATTTCTGCAGCTAAAGCTACAGTCCCGGATGCACCTTCGAATTGTCGTATTCAGGATTATTATTCACAGCTGGGTATCGATACCAAATCACCAAGGTTTAGTTGGATCATAAACGATGTCGACAGAGGAGAAGTACAGTCAGCTTATGAAATTATTGTTGCTTCTATGGAGGCGAATATTGATGTTAATATTGGCGATCAATGGAGTAGTGGCAAAATCATTTCCGCTGCGCAATATGATATTCGGTTTGAAGGCATGTCTTTAAAAAGCTGTACAAAATATTGGTGGAAAATACGCGCATGGGACAAAGACGGAAACGTTTCGCCATGGAGCTCCAAAAACAGTTTTGTTACAGGTTTTCTAAATTCGGGTGACTGGGATTCTAAAGTATGCTGGATTTCTGCATCACAGCAACGTGTTGGTTTGGCTCGTGCAAACTGGATTTGGGACAATATTGATTCAAACTCAACACTTTGCAAGTTTCGCTCGCTAGTTCAAATTCCTGAAGGGAAGTCGGTTGTGAGCGCAAAAGCGAGCATAACAGCCGATAGCAGTTTCACTTTTTATATAAACGATAAACTTGCTGCTCAGAGTAACGATTGGACTACAGTAACTGACATCGACTTAGTTCCCTTTCTGCACAGTGGTTCAAATTCACTTTTTATTCAGGCCAGAAAAAGTGTTCTTAAAAAGGGAAGCGTGATTGCCCGCATTGAAGTAAGGCTTAACGATGGTGAACTCATCTTACTGGTAACCGACAATACTTCGTGGGAGGCATCAACAGAAACCAACAATTGGAAACCAGCCTGTATTGTTGCAGGGTTGGGTAATGAACCTTGGTTTCTGAAACTATTTAAAACCGCTACTGTAAACGATCATTCTCCATTATTCCGCAAAGTGTTTAATATTAATAACAGGGTAAAGGAAGCGTATCTTTTCATTTCGGGATTGGGTGTATTTGATGCAACACTGAACGGGAAAAAGATTGGTAACCAGATAACTCCGCCAGCATGGACTGATTACGATAAATCAGCAAATTACCTGACGTTCGATGTTGCCAATTTGCTGCAAACAGGCGATAATACCCTCGGGGTAATGCTCGGAAACGGATGGTTCGATTATCAAACAGAAACACGTATTGAACGAAAAGGCCTGGGCGAAACTCCCCCCCGGATTCGTCACTATGGAATTATGAGGCTTTTTTCGCAGTTGAATATTCAATTTGAGGATGGATCTACCATGGTGGTAGTTTCTGATCCTTCATGGAAAACATCTGAAAGCCCTTTCACATTAACACATGTTTTTGGTTCGGAACAATATGATGCAAGACTGGAGCAGGTGGGTTGGAATACTAGTACGTTCTCTGATAACAATTGGAAACCTGCTGAAATAATTGAAGCGCCGTTAGGTCTTTTAGAGTCGCAAAAAGTGCCGCCAGTAATAGAACGACAAGTGTATAATACTATAAAAAGAACAAGTCCTGACTATGATGTGCAGGTATTTGACCTGGGACAGAATATGAATGGACAGTTTGAGATAAAGGTTAGCGGACCTGCCGGTCGCGTTTTGAAAATAACTCCGGGAGAAGTATTGGATAAAGGCAGGGTTCGGCCAACAGCCGATAATTATACGACTTACTCTACCTATACATTAAAAGGTAAAGGACTGGAAACATGGCGTCTGACATTTTCAACCGTTGGATTTCGTTACATTGAAATAAATGGAATAACAGCTGACTGCACAAAAACCGACGTGCCTTATATTCATGACGTAAAAGGGTATTTTACGTATTCTGCAGCTAATGATGCCGGTACATTTTCCACTTCCGACCAGCGGTATAATCAAATTTACGACCTTGCACTTAAAACACTTCAAAGCAATCAGGTGACTATTCATACCGATTGCCCTACCTACGAGAAACTAGGCTGGCAAGAGGTTGTGGCCAGTTTGGCGCCCTCGTATGCCTATCTGTTTAATATGCAGCCTTTATGGATTGGCCTGACTCAAAATCTATCTGAAGCTCAGCGCCCGAACGGACTTATTCCCAATATCGTACCCGATTACACCCATGGACGAGGAGATTTTGATGATTCTCCTGCTTGGGGAACAAGCATGTTTGCCATGCCATGGCAGTATTATTGGACGTATGGCGACAAAAAGATTTTGGAAGATAATTACCAGAATATGAAAAACTATCTGGTATATCTAAAAACCAAAGAAGATACACGGGGAGTAATAGCTTATGGGCTGGGAGACTGGATGTCTCCTGCTGGTAGTCAGGCCGCAAATGTTGAAGGTGCTATTTATGTGTGGGACGTAAAGATTATGAGAGACATTGCAACAGTTTTAAACCGTACTGATGATGCTTCATTCTTTTCAAAAGAATTTATCCGGTTAAATAATGCTTACAACAATGCCTTTTTTGATTCCGGTAAAGGATGCTACCTTCCTGAGGTACAAGTCAACCAGACGATGCCACTTGCTCTGGGATTAGTTCCTTATGGAAAGGAACAATTCGTTTTCAATGCTTTATTAGAGATAATCGCAAACCCTAAAGGGACAGTGGGTGAAAACGGAACTTTTGGTCCGGTTCTTCCCAACCACGCAAGTGTGGGAGATATTGGTGTAACTTATCTCTGGCGTGTACTTGGTGATCTGCAAAAGTCTGCTCTTGTGGATACTATGATTATGCAAACTGATGTTCCGGGTTATTATAATTTTATTAAACTTGGCCTCACCACTATTCCGGAAAACTGGAGGACAGACCGGTCGCGTTCAATGAACCATGATATGTACGCCGGAATATTGGAGTGGTTTTATCGCTCGGTGTCAGGCATTTCAAATACCGAGGCAGGTTATGGCAAATTCCGGATTAAACCTGCTTTTGGGTTGAACTTAGCTGATGTGAAATGCACGTATCAATCTGTCCGGGGGACCATCTCATCTTCATGGATAAAGAAAGGGAACAAGATTACTTTAAAGGTCGGAATTCCGACAAATACAATTGCCGAGGTCTTCGTGCCTGCAAGAAATGCCAGTTCAGTATCAGAAAATAATAAAACGCTGTCCAAAGTAGCCGGAGTCAAATTTTTACGAATGGAAAATGGGAATGCAGTTTATCTTTTAGGGTCAGGAAACTATGTTCTTACATCAAATCTTATAAATTAA
- a CDS encoding cupin domain-containing protein, translated as MQPLLLKIESKVSQSFQIRKDIRPNFYSTWHYHEELELTLILKGSGTWFAGDSIGQFSAGDLVNQI; from the coding sequence ATGCAACCTTTACTCCTTAAAATAGAGTCGAAAGTCAGCCAATCGTTTCAGATCAGGAAAGATATACGGCCAAATTTTTACAGTACATGGCATTATCATGAAGAGTTAGAACTGACTCTCATTTTAAAAGGCAGCGGAACCTGGTTTGCGGGCGACAGCATTGGGCAATTCTCAGCCGGCGATTTGGTAAATCAAATTTGA
- a CDS encoding L-rhamnose/proton symporter RhaT: MNITAGLLIVTIAGLLQGSFFLPMTYTKKWDWAHKWFAFSLLAMLVLNWIIAFGSISNLSGIILQIPSSLLFVVMLFGLGWGIGAILFGKGMDILGMALGYPIIMGINAAAGTIIPALIFSPGIFFQTRGKLIIAGAILTVAGIILCAKASSIKAPSESTTNSKQLGKGLIIAVIAGFTSCLPNLGAAFSGQITSIALNSGVNSILAGNVVWSLFFSSGAIINAGYCLFLINRTKSIKSFFNEHKAINWILMLAMSVMWIGSFYFYGIGCSMLGDYGLIIGWPLLITLSIVVGNLWGLYRGEWKEASAKSKRILNIGLLILIGSIVLTAMSNKF; this comes from the coding sequence ATGAACATTACAGCAGGACTCTTAATCGTAACAATAGCGGGACTCTTACAGGGTTCGTTCTTCTTACCAATGACCTATACAAAGAAATGGGACTGGGCGCATAAATGGTTCGCCTTCTCCTTGCTTGCCATGCTGGTTTTAAATTGGATCATCGCATTTGGCAGTATCAGCAATCTTTCAGGCATTATCTTACAAATCCCATCGTCATTATTGTTTGTGGTCATGCTTTTTGGTCTCGGTTGGGGAATCGGGGCAATCCTTTTTGGAAAAGGTATGGACATACTCGGAATGGCTTTGGGCTATCCAATTATCATGGGGATCAATGCTGCCGCAGGAACAATCATCCCCGCCTTGATTTTTTCTCCTGGCATCTTCTTTCAGACCAGGGGCAAGCTCATCATTGCCGGAGCCATCCTTACAGTTGCAGGAATTATTCTTTGCGCGAAGGCTTCGTCAATAAAAGCCCCATCCGAATCAACAACAAATTCAAAACAGTTAGGGAAAGGTCTTATCATAGCTGTAATTGCAGGTTTTACTTCCTGTTTACCAAACCTGGGGGCTGCTTTCAGTGGACAAATTACTTCAATTGCCTTAAATTCAGGAGTGAACAGTATTCTTGCGGGCAATGTGGTTTGGTCCTTATTTTTCAGCAGCGGGGCCATTATTAATGCAGGCTATTGTTTGTTCCTGATCAACAGAACTAAAAGTATAAAAAGCTTCTTTAACGAACACAAAGCGATAAACTGGATTTTAATGCTGGCGATGTCAGTGATGTGGATTGGTAGTTTTTACTTTTATGGTATTGGTTGTTCGATGCTGGGCGATTATGGACTAATAATTGGCTGGCCTTTGCTCATTACCTTGTCCATTGTCGTTGGAAATCTCTGGGGATTATACCGGGGCGAATGGAAAGAAGCTTCGGCAAAATCAAAGAGAATTTTAAATATAGGATTGCTCATCTTAATAGGTTCCATTGTGCTGACTGCCATGAGCAACAAGTTTTAA